From the genome of bacterium:
GCCTGGAGTTTCATGTTTCGTATAGTGGACAAACAGCCGGGCCGATGGTAAAACCTGGGCAAGAAATAAACGGCGGCGGAGTCTTTGCTTAACAACAGGGAGTTACCATGAAAGAACAGATTATAAGAAATGTCATTTCTTCGGCAGTTGCGTTGGTTATGCTCTTATCTCCGGTTTTTGCCGGGAATGGCAGCGCCGGGCCTCTTCCACCGCCGGCGGCACGCACTGTGCGCAACATTGAAGGTTGGAAAGTGCTTGTTGATGACCGCCTGCTGGCGCCGCCAAACGAAGAGCTGGGCTTGCGCGCGCTCAAAATGCTCGAAGCAAAGCTGGTTGATATCACATATATCGTGGCGCCGGGCCCATTGGAGAAGCTGAAAACCTTTGCCATTGTGCTCGATCTGTCGCACGGCACTCTGCATAACATGCAATATCATCCTGGCGCCGACTGGCTGCAGGAGCATGGGTATTCTACCAATCTCGTGAAATGTGTTCACATCCCGGAAGCCAAAGATTTGCTCAATTCTCGCAGCATCAATGAACAGCCAATGGTCATCCTGCACGAGTTGTCCCAGTTCTGCACGCGGATCGGGATTATTGAGGCTGGCTTAGTGTACGACCTTTTTCTGGTTAATATTCCGTATCAGGATCCCACGCCAACAATGCAGGCTCAATGGGAATTCCGCGAGTCTGTTTCAAACCATCTCATGGGTGCCGGTGGAATCATATTCATCGTCGGGCTCCTGGCGGCCCCATTCATCTGGAGAATCGAGAAAAGAAAGAACTATTGAGCCGCCGGCGAATATATAACATAATGGAAGGAGATGATTCCAAATGATCAAGAGATGCGTTTTGATCTTTATTGCTCTCGGCCTCGGCGTTCTGGCGTGGATAGCCGCTTTTTATTTCTTTACGACCGCCTTCGAGCGAACCGAGGAAAATATGTACGCTGCGATAAACTTCGGGGACATTGCTAACGTGAGTCGGCTCATCGCACGCGGGGTCGACGTCACCAAGATTGGCTACTTGCATGAAGCGGCAGGCTGCGGTCACAAAGATATATGCGAGTTGCTAATCAAGAACGGAGCGCAGGTAAACGCCAAAGACGAGACTGGCAGAACCCCCTTGCATCGAGCGACACCCAACGCTTGTAAGGATTGCTGCGAACTACTGCTCAGCAAAGGGGCAGACGTGAATGCCAAAGATAAGACCGGTTGGACACCCTTGCATTATGCGGCAGACTACGGTAGTAAGGATTGCTGCGAGCTACTGATTAGCAAAGGGGCGAAGGTCAATGCGAAAACAAACAAGGGAGAGACGCCCCTGAAACTGGCAGCAAAGGGCTTAAAGGTATCACGACCCGATTGGAAGGAGTGCTACAACGACACCATCGTCCTGCTCAAGGCCCTTGGGGCGAAGGAGTAGTTGAAGGGCTGTCAAGATTAATTCATGCGGCTTCTTTTTTTGAAGGAGAAATTTGGCTGAGTGATGTAATATACTTCAGCTATTCTTTTAGTTGGAAAAGATCTATGTTTAATCGAAAATGCTTGTTAAGCTTTGCTGTCGTATTATTAATCACCACCGTGTGGGCTGCGCCTTCGAATAATGGCGTTTTGACAATCGCGATTGCCGGGGATTTGATGCTCAATGGCATTCATTCGGAAGGCAGCAATAACTTTCTTTCATCGGTTGCACCCATATTTAATAGCGCTGATGTCGCCTTTGCCAACCTTGAAACCCCGCTCACTCTTCGCGGTACCCAAACGCCTCGCAAATCAGCCGAAGAGCTTCGCAAACGCTCGCAATATATCCTGCGCGGCAAACCATTTTGTGCCAAACAAATAGCCGAAGCAGGCATTGATATTGTCTCATGCGCCAACAATCACATGATGGATTGGGGGTTAGTTGGGATGCGGGAAACGCTGTCATCCCTGGACAAGGCTAAGGTGAAGCACTCAGGAGTTGGCGGTACTTGGCAAGCAGCGTGCGAACCTGCGATTGTTACTTCAAAAGGGGTACGCATCGCTTTCCTGTCCTACCTGGCATTTCGCGGATCAAGCGCTCTTCGAACTTGCACTCCCGCCCAAAAAGCGGCAGCAGGGATCGCTGTTATCCCCTGCGATGGCTCAACTATCACGCCGGAAGGTCTTTCCGTTCTACAAAATGACATCTCAAATGCCCGATCCCGCGCGGAATTGGTTTTCGTTTCCTTTCACTGGGGCAATCAGGGGGAACCTCAACCGACGGTTTATCAGAAAGCCTTAGGCCGCAAAGCGATT
Proteins encoded in this window:
- a CDS encoding ankyrin repeat domain-containing protein; translation: MIKRCVLIFIALGLGVLAWIAAFYFFTTAFERTEENMYAAINFGDIANVSRLIARGVDVTKIGYLHEAAGCGHKDICELLIKNGAQVNAKDETGRTPLHRATPNACKDCCELLLSKGADVNAKDKTGWTPLHYAADYGSKDCCELLISKGAKVNAKTNKGETPLKLAAKGLKVSRPDWKECYNDTIVLLKALGAKE
- a CDS encoding CapA family protein, with the translated sequence MFNRKCLLSFAVVLLITTVWAAPSNNGVLTIAIAGDLMLNGIHSEGSNNFLSSVAPIFNSADVAFANLETPLTLRGTQTPRKSAEELRKRSQYILRGKPFCAKQIAEAGIDIVSCANNHMMDWGLVGMRETLSSLDKAKVKHSGVGGTWQAACEPAIVTSKGVRIAFLSYLAFRGSSALRTCTPAQKAAAGIAVIPCDGSTITPEGLSVLQNDISNARSRAELVFVSFHWGNQGEPQPTVYQKALGRKAIDLGADMVIGHHPHVLQPTETYKGKPIFYSLGNFVAPNCRGRLGETLIAVTSWQGRKLTNISLHPVRIVGGLPKLVDRSSFKQKLRKSH